From Leptospira venezuelensis, a single genomic window includes:
- a CDS encoding HNH endonuclease — translation MKREILNEINADSLSRNTLMKFINFNLNSTIIYNPHPRMHWPIYVKHKPIYHEFETEGRKVDPEKYYLSLRDPSYCINQVLKDHYGFFRLKYRERLDFEETTSYFFIKFQRRKSNGTWTRIEENRRVKIKFRQTKWLEKVNTNKQNAHIAEWNSNQLLYDVKYNRKYNTRGFPPTLSRLIFERDLYTCQICGITKEEAMKKGLHMEADHIVEWEDGGETSYKNGQTLCSQCNKAKYHFKRLMSGYGKKTSNNMHRKINNDQRIKITRLTIKEGRRLSIENWFKINQDT, via the coding sequence ATGAAACGAGAAATCTTAAATGAGATTAATGCCGACTCTCTAAGCAGAAATACACTTATGAAATTCATAAATTTCAATCTAAATAGTACAATTATATATAATCCTCATCCTCGCATGCATTGGCCAATATATGTAAAGCACAAGCCAATCTATCATGAGTTTGAAACTGAAGGGAGAAAAGTAGATCCAGAGAAATACTACTTGAGCCTACGCGACCCAAGCTATTGCATTAATCAAGTATTGAAAGATCATTACGGATTCTTTAGACTCAAATATCGCGAGAGGCTAGATTTCGAAGAAACTACATCTTATTTCTTTATTAAATTCCAAAGACGTAAATCAAACGGAACTTGGACACGAATAGAAGAGAACCGAAGAGTAAAAATCAAATTTAGGCAGACCAAATGGTTAGAAAAGGTTAACACGAACAAACAAAACGCACATATCGCCGAATGGAACTCAAATCAACTTCTGTATGATGTAAAATATAATAGAAAATACAATACCCGCGGCTTTCCACCCACGCTAAGTCGCCTTATTTTCGAAAGAGACCTCTACACTTGTCAAATTTGTGGGATAACAAAAGAAGAAGCAATGAAGAAAGGTCTCCATATGGAGGCGGATCATATAGTCGAGTGGGAAGATGGAGGTGAAACCTCTTACAAAAACGGCCAAACACTCTGCTCGCAATGCAATAAAGCGAAGTATCATTTTAAGAGATTAATGTCAGGATACGGGAAGAAAACCAGTAATAATATGCATAGGAAAATCAATAACGATCAAAGAATTAAGATAACACGCCTAACAATAAAGGAAGGACGTCGACTTTCAATAGAAAATTGGTTCAAAATCAACCAAGACACTTGA
- a CDS encoding NADase-type glycan-binding domain-containing protein, producing MNRICFVLLLLTITACKNKEVHLGVEPSEVVVSSFLSEGETTYSGNKLFDDFLDPWCEGTNTEGIGETITLNFPDKKVIDSFLIKNGYAYGKLFSNNNRVKDIEVEEANGKKYNFTIIDQPESSVIRFPEKLETDRLKFIILSVYKGKANDTCISEISINSNEILSDSFDENAITKKEADLRKAKEELEYKKETAGNDIELTYTNADSQTKTDFSLTLEGISDASKVSGNASISLVEDKIFVEYAHTWHLSCDSWTRSDKTIKVRCSVREDLDPGYVEPGKKDGIYRDKKIGYRFINIDMASKTWVFERENGQVEKLGQDLKIISTNIFEFNN from the coding sequence ATGAATCGTATTTGCTTCGTTCTACTTTTACTAACCATCACAGCATGTAAAAACAAAGAAGTACATTTGGGAGTTGAGCCATCTGAGGTTGTAGTAAGCAGCTTTCTGAGTGAAGGTGAAACAACCTATTCTGGTAACAAGCTTTTTGATGATTTTTTGGACCCTTGGTGTGAAGGAACTAATACCGAAGGAATTGGCGAAACTATTACGCTAAATTTTCCTGATAAAAAAGTGATCGATAGCTTCCTAATTAAGAATGGATATGCCTACGGAAAACTTTTTTCTAATAACAATAGAGTAAAGGATATCGAAGTTGAAGAAGCTAATGGGAAAAAGTATAATTTTACCATCATTGATCAACCGGAAAGTTCTGTGATTCGGTTTCCGGAAAAGCTTGAAACAGATAGATTGAAATTCATTATTCTTTCTGTATATAAAGGGAAAGCCAATGATACTTGCATTAGCGAGATTAGCATAAATAGCAATGAAATACTATCGGATTCTTTCGATGAAAACGCAATCACGAAGAAAGAGGCTGACCTTAGGAAAGCAAAAGAGGAGTTAGAATATAAAAAAGAAACCGCTGGTAATGATATTGAGCTTACTTATACGAATGCGGATAGTCAGACGAAAACTGATTTTAGTTTAACTTTAGAAGGGATATCGGATGCAAGCAAAGTGTCTGGAAATGCCTCGATTAGCTTAGTGGAAGACAAAATATTTGTAGAGTATGCACATACTTGGCATTTATCCTGTGATAGCTGGACTCGATCGGATAAAACGATAAAAGTAAGATGCTCAGTCCGGGAAGATTTAGATCCCGGCTATGTTGAGCCAGGAAAGAAGGATGGAATATATAGAGATAAAAAAATTGGCTACAGATTTATAAATATTGATATGGCGAGTAAGACATGGGTGTTTGAAAGGGAAAATGGACAGGTTGAAAAATTGGGACAAGATCTAAAAATTATAAGTACAAATATCTTCGAATTCAATAATTAA
- a CDS encoding heavy metal translocating P-type ATPase: MNKEIENEEKLKNLKVFLPVTLSFLLLILGIILENYFSNTFFHGWVRFSFYFLAYIPVGFPVIKEALESLKDGEIFTEFLLMSIATMGAFYLEEYPEGVAVMLFYSIGEVFQNLSVERAKLNIKNLLDQRPDTVLIMNGNEYFEKKAFEVLIGEIIQLKPGEKLALDGELLSESASFNTAALTGESKPDTKRQGDTVLAGMINLNSVIEIKITTAYQDSKLSKILTLMEAAATQKAPTEKFIRKFAKIYTPIVVLLAVGICFIPYFYLDTYVFNDWFYRALIFLVISCPCALVISIPLGYFGGIGAASKSGILVKGSNYLDAMASIRNVVMDKTGTLTEGIFEIQEVSIRPGFDKKKVLDYINLIESKSTHPVATAVHNYVGEINRDLSVGNIEEVPGLGMKALINGREILVGNFKLLDKFQISYNVDPASFINTTIAFSIDNKFAGYLIIADKIKEDARITIEELHRLNIRTMILSGDKSSVVRFVAENIGVRDYFGDLLPENKVEKVKELKSKFESVAFVGDGVNDAPVAAVSDVGIAMGGIGSDATIEISNIVIQDDKPTKIPTVVRIGKETQKVVWQNIILTFAIKVIVLVLGAGGLATMWEAVFADVGVSFLAILNAMRIQRMKFINLE; encoded by the coding sequence ATGAATAAAGAAATAGAGAATGAAGAAAAGCTGAAAAACCTTAAGGTTTTCCTTCCGGTAACACTTTCATTTCTTCTTTTGATCTTGGGAATTATACTGGAAAACTATTTTTCCAATACCTTCTTTCATGGTTGGGTTCGGTTTAGTTTTTACTTTTTGGCGTATATACCTGTTGGGTTTCCTGTAATCAAAGAGGCCCTGGAAAGTTTGAAAGATGGAGAGATATTTACCGAGTTCTTACTGATGAGTATTGCTACAATGGGGGCATTCTATTTGGAGGAATATCCAGAAGGAGTCGCCGTGATGTTGTTTTACTCTATCGGTGAGGTTTTTCAAAACCTATCTGTAGAGAGAGCGAAACTAAATATAAAAAACTTACTAGATCAAAGACCGGATACAGTGCTTATCATGAACGGAAATGAGTATTTTGAAAAGAAGGCCTTTGAGGTATTGATTGGAGAGATAATTCAACTGAAGCCAGGTGAAAAACTGGCTTTAGATGGAGAACTTTTATCAGAATCAGCGAGTTTTAATACGGCTGCATTAACCGGAGAAAGTAAACCGGATACAAAGCGACAAGGTGATACAGTTCTTGCTGGTATGATAAATTTAAATTCCGTAATTGAAATTAAAATAACAACAGCCTATCAGGATAGTAAACTATCAAAAATTTTAACCCTTATGGAAGCGGCTGCTACCCAGAAAGCTCCGACTGAGAAGTTTATCCGAAAATTTGCTAAGATCTATACTCCTATCGTCGTTCTCCTCGCGGTAGGAATTTGTTTTATCCCATATTTTTATTTAGACACTTATGTATTCAACGATTGGTTCTATCGAGCTCTAATCTTTTTGGTAATCTCTTGCCCTTGTGCTTTGGTTATTTCGATTCCGTTGGGTTATTTTGGCGGGATCGGAGCCGCATCTAAGAGTGGTATTCTTGTTAAAGGATCCAATTACTTAGATGCGATGGCTTCAATTCGAAATGTAGTAATGGATAAGACTGGGACCTTAACGGAAGGTATATTTGAAATTCAGGAAGTCAGTATACGTCCTGGTTTTGACAAAAAGAAGGTTTTAGATTATATAAATTTAATTGAGAGTAAGTCTACTCACCCGGTCGCAACTGCAGTTCACAATTATGTGGGTGAAATCAATAGAGATCTGAGCGTTGGGAATATAGAAGAAGTGCCGGGTTTAGGGATGAAAGCGCTAATTAATGGAAGGGAGATTTTAGTTGGCAACTTTAAGCTGTTGGATAAGTTCCAAATAAGTTATAATGTAGATCCTGCTAGCTTCATCAACACGACTATTGCTTTTTCTATTGATAATAAATTTGCAGGTTATCTTATTATAGCTGATAAAATTAAAGAAGATGCTCGAATAACTATAGAAGAATTACATCGTTTGAATATACGAACAATGATACTGAGTGGAGACAAGTCTTCAGTAGTTCGCTTTGTCGCAGAGAACATTGGGGTGAGGGATTATTTTGGTGATCTTTTACCGGAAAATAAAGTAGAAAAGGTAAAAGAATTAAAATCTAAATTTGAATCTGTCGCATTTGTGGGAGATGGAGTTAACGATGCTCCGGTAGCTGCAGTGAGTGATGTGGGAATTGCTATGGGTGGCATCGGAAGCGATGCAACAATTGAAATTTCGAATATAGTAATTCAGGATGATAAGCCTACAAAAATACCAACTGTAGTAAGAATTGGGAAAGAAACGCAGAAAGTGGTTTGGCAAAACATAATTCTTACATTTGCTATCAAAGTTATAGTCTTAGTTTTAGGGGCAGGGGGACTTGCAACAATGTGGGAGGCAGTTTTTGCAGATGTGGGGGTGTCTTTCTTAGCAATTTTGAATGCTATGCGAATCCAGAGGATGAAATTTATTAATTTAGAATGA
- a CDS encoding efflux RND transporter permease subunit, producing the protein MLSKLLNTVLNNSILSIGIVLFLFIYSFFNLKQVPIDAVPDITNVQVIVTTNTGPLDPERVEKLVTFPLETELMGLPNLIDIRSVSKFGLSNLTLIFKEGTDIYLARSLVLERLSSAKNKLPDDVSPEVAPNSTGLGEIFFYSVQAKPGSELEKMTDEKRLLYLRTIQDYVVRPQLKSMVPGIVEVDSNGGYEKEIHIDLVPSKMARWGLTIDKLIETLSTLGENFSGGIISRGKEIAIVRINGIKNHLQEIEKIPVQRMASGGAIRVSDIAEVKEHGKFRLGGATAGGKEIILGTALMLRGENSERVNDELNQAVQKLTLPQDVEVSVLLERSFLINATINTVLRNLGEGAILVIITLFFILRNWRAAVIVASIIPGSMLLASLGMKYFGISANLMSLGAIDFGLLVDASIVIAESVLSRFEKQSYSNNAEKRQIIFQSSIEVLKPVTFGIIVIMLVYLPILSLDGIPGKMFRPMAETVLLALGFSLILAIFFLPPLLYFFMTPNSKNVHAEKESKFVTWYRNFLPKMLERPKMIALSSLFFFLLSGFLYTRLGTVFLPKLTEGDLMLVIVREGNVSIEESIREQKEVEKLLLTLPEVQGVFSRVGTSSVANDPMGPFNADTFIILKKESLSDLLVTEKWEAFLDKIHTTVSEKFPESELTLSQPLEARFNELMEGSRADISVRILGKDLNVLFELQETLKNTLESIRGAEEVELDPIMALRKAKVIDIVPDLVKLNYYDVDLPALNASVEATMSGFEVGGYYEEELRFPIKMWLSEDFRNREAEIANINIGTQDGGMLPIRLMSSIEKTEKVMTISRNQARRFVAVSVNLRGRDLESFYQEAKDKVNSLQIPPGYSVFWGGQIKNLESAKTKLLVIIPSTLFMIFVVLYMGLGSFRQAILVFFCVPFALTGGIWFLFFRGMVLSVSAYVGFIALSGIAVLNGLVKLDTIHRLRDNPKVTVEQAVTEGATSRIRPVIMTALVASFGFLPMAFGSGLGSEVQKPLATVVIGGIVSSTILTLIILPVFYYWLEKE; encoded by the coding sequence ATGCTGAGCAAACTTTTAAATACGGTTCTAAATAATTCGATTCTATCTATAGGGATCGTATTATTTCTTTTTATTTATTCTTTCTTTAATCTTAAGCAGGTGCCAATAGACGCTGTGCCGGATATTACAAATGTACAGGTTATTGTAACTACAAATACCGGGCCGTTAGACCCGGAGAGAGTAGAGAAGCTTGTTACCTTTCCTCTAGAGACGGAATTGATGGGGTTGCCTAATTTAATTGATATTCGTTCTGTTTCTAAATTCGGACTTTCTAATTTAACTTTAATCTTTAAAGAAGGTACGGATATATATTTGGCAAGGTCTCTTGTATTAGAGAGGTTATCGAGTGCCAAAAATAAACTCCCGGATGATGTTTCACCGGAAGTTGCACCTAACTCTACTGGTTTAGGTGAAATATTTTTCTATTCAGTTCAAGCTAAACCCGGTTCAGAATTGGAAAAGATGACAGATGAGAAGAGGCTATTATATCTGAGAACTATTCAAGATTATGTAGTCCGTCCCCAATTAAAATCCATGGTTCCTGGTATTGTGGAAGTGGATTCGAACGGCGGATATGAAAAGGAAATACATATCGATTTAGTTCCTTCCAAGATGGCAAGATGGGGTCTTACTATTGACAAGCTGATCGAGACTCTCTCTACATTAGGAGAGAATTTTAGTGGTGGGATCATTTCGAGAGGTAAGGAGATTGCGATCGTTAGGATTAATGGAATAAAAAACCATTTGCAAGAAATTGAAAAGATTCCTGTACAAAGAATGGCAAGCGGTGGTGCTATACGTGTATCGGACATTGCAGAAGTAAAAGAACATGGAAAATTCAGACTCGGAGGAGCAACTGCCGGAGGAAAAGAAATAATTCTCGGAACTGCCTTAATGCTAAGAGGCGAGAATAGTGAAAGAGTGAATGATGAACTTAATCAAGCTGTCCAAAAGCTGACTCTTCCTCAGGATGTAGAAGTTAGTGTTCTTTTGGAGAGATCTTTTCTAATAAATGCAACAATTAATACTGTATTAAGAAATCTAGGAGAAGGTGCAATTCTTGTAATCATTACGTTGTTCTTCATTCTTAGAAATTGGAGAGCAGCAGTAATCGTCGCTTCTATAATTCCCGGTTCTATGCTACTCGCATCTCTCGGTATGAAATACTTTGGGATTTCTGCAAACCTAATGAGTCTCGGGGCAATTGATTTCGGTCTTTTAGTAGATGCCTCAATTGTAATTGCAGAAAGCGTATTGTCTAGATTCGAAAAGCAATCCTATTCTAATAACGCAGAGAAGAGGCAGATAATTTTTCAATCCTCGATTGAGGTTTTGAAACCTGTGACTTTTGGGATTATTGTTATTATGTTGGTGTATCTTCCTATTTTGAGTTTGGACGGTATTCCAGGCAAGATGTTTCGACCAATGGCAGAGACAGTCCTGTTAGCTTTAGGGTTTAGCTTGATTCTTGCTATATTCTTTCTTCCTCCGTTGCTGTATTTCTTTATGACGCCAAACAGTAAGAATGTTCATGCAGAGAAAGAAAGTAAGTTCGTGACGTGGTATAGAAATTTTTTACCAAAGATGCTCGAAAGACCTAAGATGATTGCTCTCTCATCACTGTTTTTCTTTCTTCTTTCAGGATTTTTATACACTCGTTTAGGGACTGTATTTTTGCCAAAACTTACTGAAGGGGACTTGATGCTTGTTATTGTTCGAGAAGGCAATGTGAGCATCGAGGAAAGTATTAGGGAACAAAAAGAGGTTGAGAAACTGCTCTTAACTCTTCCCGAAGTTCAAGGTGTTTTTTCAAGGGTAGGAACGAGTTCTGTAGCTAACGACCCAATGGGGCCGTTTAACGCAGATACCTTTATCATTCTGAAAAAAGAATCACTGTCCGATCTCTTGGTGACTGAGAAATGGGAAGCCTTTTTAGATAAAATACACACAACTGTATCTGAAAAATTTCCAGAGTCGGAGTTAACATTGAGCCAACCATTAGAGGCGCGATTTAACGAATTAATGGAGGGGAGTCGGGCAGATATCAGCGTTAGGATTTTAGGAAAGGACCTGAATGTATTATTTGAATTGCAAGAGACTTTGAAGAATACATTGGAAAGTATAAGGGGAGCTGAAGAGGTAGAATTAGATCCGATTATGGCTTTGAGAAAGGCCAAGGTAATTGATATTGTTCCGGATTTAGTTAAATTAAATTATTATGATGTTGATTTGCCTGCCTTGAACGCTTCTGTTGAGGCAACGATGAGCGGTTTCGAGGTAGGAGGTTACTACGAAGAAGAGCTGCGATTCCCAATCAAAATGTGGTTATCTGAAGATTTTAGAAATCGTGAGGCGGAAATTGCCAATATAAACATTGGTACACAAGATGGTGGGATGCTTCCAATCCGTTTAATGTCTTCGATAGAAAAGACCGAAAAGGTGATGACAATTTCTCGAAATCAAGCAAGGCGTTTCGTTGCGGTGTCTGTAAATTTAAGAGGAAGAGATTTGGAGAGCTTCTATCAAGAAGCTAAGGACAAGGTAAATTCTCTGCAAATACCTCCTGGATACTCTGTATTTTGGGGAGGGCAAATAAAGAATCTTGAAAGTGCAAAAACCAAGCTATTGGTGATCATTCCTTCAACACTCTTTATGATATTCGTAGTTCTATACATGGGTCTTGGATCATTCCGCCAAGCAATACTTGTATTCTTCTGTGTTCCATTTGCTTTAACAGGAGGGATATGGTTTCTATTCTTTAGAGGAATGGTTTTAAGCGTATCTGCATATGTAGGCTTTATCGCATTATCCGGAATTGCAGTATTGAATGGATTGGTAAAATTAGATACGATTCATCGGTTAAGAGACAATCCTAAAGTGACAGTTGAACAGGCTGTAACTGAAGGAGCAACTAGTCGGATTCGGCCGGTTATCATGACCGCTCTAGTAGCCTCTTTCGGATTTTTGCCGATGGCGTTCGGATCAGGACTCGGTTCAGAAGTTCAAAAACCTTTAGCGACAGTTGTGATTGGAGGAATTGTTTCATCAACGATTTTGACTCTAATTATCTTACCAGTCTTCTATTACTGGTTAGAGAAAGAATAA
- a CDS encoding TolC family protein — translation MYCYLFKRNIYLYRIINLNKFVLSIIFFSLSVVPNFGAEPAEKKSAKITMENVVEIAERNSPLLLSLSSDLESLYFRKRQEGMTQNPILSMDYGQRKAANESGFEYSFQVEQPIYFPGRKELKQLLVDNDSKIKEIQVIEATNSVRLNAVKFAYRYLMADINRGHVKERLRRLAIIENYIRSRPFITPQAKTDLFILERRILTLKKHFNDLELLSSKNYESMNLYLRFDSVPLLSLPFFKDGIRFDQSDLEKKAIDNNPMLLTARGEVEKARTEYRLASLEKYPDYAVIGQVGEDKSGVANRYFDVGLKFRVPVWDQYQNKVASAAKNLDAKSNNVLQQENLIRMNLRQTILEYEKSKVNIKLFDLSKLEEIENDLTFADTEFSRSRIQILSYLELENQLHETYHAILDAQQTHIEAFLNLLYITNEKDIIGVLKNAEQTFKYGSK, via the coding sequence GTGTACTGCTATTTATTTAAGAGGAATATTTACCTCTATAGAATTATTAATTTAAACAAATTCGTTTTATCGATCATATTTTTCTCTTTAAGTGTTGTTCCTAATTTTGGAGCTGAACCTGCAGAGAAAAAATCGGCAAAGATTACAATGGAGAATGTTGTCGAAATTGCAGAACGCAATTCACCATTACTTCTCTCTTTAAGCTCAGACTTAGAAAGCCTTTATTTTAGAAAGAGGCAAGAGGGGATGACTCAGAACCCCATTCTATCCATGGATTATGGTCAGAGAAAGGCTGCAAATGAGTCCGGCTTTGAATATTCTTTTCAAGTAGAGCAGCCTATTTATTTCCCCGGAAGAAAAGAGTTAAAACAACTCTTAGTGGATAATGATTCCAAGATTAAAGAAATACAAGTTATTGAAGCTACAAACTCAGTGCGACTGAATGCAGTAAAATTTGCTTATCGATATCTTATGGCTGATATAAATAGAGGCCATGTGAAAGAGAGGCTACGTAGACTTGCTATAATCGAAAATTATATCAGATCAAGACCTTTTATAACTCCTCAAGCCAAAACTGATTTATTCATTTTGGAAAGAAGGATACTGACTTTAAAGAAACATTTTAATGATTTAGAGTTACTCTCCTCAAAGAATTACGAATCAATGAATTTGTATCTTAGATTTGATTCGGTTCCTTTGTTGTCTTTGCCCTTTTTTAAAGACGGGATTCGTTTTGATCAAAGCGATTTGGAAAAAAAAGCCATTGATAACAACCCGATGCTATTGACTGCAAGAGGAGAAGTAGAGAAAGCAAGAACTGAATATCGCTTAGCTAGTTTGGAAAAATATCCCGACTATGCAGTGATTGGCCAGGTTGGAGAAGATAAATCTGGGGTTGCAAACAGATATTTCGATGTGGGTTTAAAGTTCAGGGTTCCAGTATGGGATCAATATCAAAATAAAGTTGCCTCCGCTGCAAAAAATTTGGACGCAAAATCGAATAACGTACTGCAGCAAGAGAATCTAATTAGAATGAATCTTCGGCAAACAATTTTGGAATATGAGAAATCGAAAGTTAATATTAAATTATTCGATTTGTCTAAGCTGGAAGAAATTGAGAATGACCTTACCTTCGCGGATACTGAATTTTCCAGATCTCGGATTCAAATTTTAAGTTATCTGGAGTTGGAGAATCAACTTCACGAAACATACCATGCCATATTGGATGCGCAACAAACGCATATAGAAGCATTTCTCAATCTTCTATATATCACCAATGAAAAAGACATTATAGGAGTATTGAAAAATGCTGAGCAAACTTTTAAATACGGTTCTAAATAA
- a CDS encoding LIC_11090 family protein — protein sequence MFLLNLIKSILFLALTPGLLVPNEGFIWEKLFSKSRICNCNHNSKRDIHASAEDDFFRNIRLVNTSFTEKTNRPNCHSHPESPVHECACKKEKSDPFFSQIRLISHYVIASKISLSPVIEYSFPMKGIDFAKLTLAHGKRLKRPPKSIYIS from the coding sequence TTGTTTCTACTCAATTTAATAAAATCAATTCTATTCCTTGCATTGACTCCCGGACTACTTGTGCCTAACGAAGGATTTATCTGGGAAAAATTGTTTTCGAAAAGCCGAATCTGCAACTGTAATCATAATTCAAAACGAGATATCCATGCAAGCGCAGAAGACGATTTCTTTCGTAACATTCGTCTGGTGAATACAAGTTTCACCGAAAAAACGAACCGACCCAATTGCCATTCACATCCGGAAAGCCCTGTTCACGAATGCGCTTGTAAAAAGGAAAAATCAGATCCTTTCTTCTCACAAATACGTCTTATCTCTCATTATGTTATCGCTTCCAAAATTTCCCTGAGTCCTGTCATAGAATATTCCTTTCCGATGAAAGGCATAGACTTTGCAAAACTAACTTTAGCTCACGGAAAAAGACTCAAACGACCACCTAAATCAATTTACATATCTTAA
- a CDS encoding transporter, with amino-acid sequence MKHYIILFLLLLHISFQSLLPVEPENSKTVIEEDPHAQHRKATSQEQSHSHGTRADEIAPAGLMFPHVHKKDSWLLDFRYMGMNMSGLLNGSKSMGTYEALWFPQFDPSVSMPTGSLLTGGPSIPQTSVNGYRYMSVPKTMLMESYMTSAMYGLSDDTMVMFMVPVLRNQMMMETSNFDSSQMKSAGVGDISFSAAHRVFQRNNNEFFLNFGISLPTGSIDQRDWMPMMGDQKVPYNMQLGTGTINYLPGIAYSGKSDRFSWGLGANANLRSSKNENQYRFGNIYDINSWIAYSIFSWTSISIRVQASYWENIKGRDGSLDPKMDPQNDPNRQGGNRTDLLLGMNFLVVERIRFGFETGKPFHQHLNGPQLAMQTLFNTFLRFDLN; translated from the coding sequence ATGAAACATTATATTATTCTTTTCCTTCTTCTTCTGCATATTTCTTTCCAAAGCCTCTTACCTGTAGAACCGGAAAATTCCAAAACGGTCATCGAAGAAGATCCTCATGCGCAACATCGTAAGGCAACCTCACAAGAACAGTCCCACAGCCACGGAACCAGAGCGGACGAAATCGCACCTGCAGGATTAATGTTTCCGCATGTTCACAAGAAAGATTCCTGGTTATTAGATTTCCGTTATATGGGAATGAACATGTCAGGTTTATTGAATGGAAGTAAATCGATGGGAACTTATGAGGCTCTTTGGTTTCCACAATTCGACCCTAGCGTATCCATGCCAACGGGAAGTTTGTTAACCGGAGGACCGAGCATTCCCCAAACCTCCGTCAACGGTTATCGATATATGTCCGTTCCCAAGACTATGCTCATGGAAAGTTACATGACAAGTGCAATGTACGGGCTGTCAGATGATACGATGGTAATGTTTATGGTGCCGGTCTTACGAAACCAAATGATGATGGAGACAAGTAATTTTGACTCCTCCCAAATGAAATCGGCAGGTGTCGGAGATATTTCCTTTTCAGCAGCACATCGTGTTTTCCAACGAAACAACAATGAGTTTTTCTTAAACTTTGGAATCTCCCTACCTACAGGATCAATCGATCAAAGAGATTGGATGCCGATGATGGGAGATCAAAAAGTTCCCTACAATATGCAGCTTGGGACAGGAACAATCAATTACTTACCCGGAATCGCGTATTCAGGGAAGTCTGATCGATTTTCCTGGGGTCTTGGAGCTAATGCAAATCTACGCAGTTCAAAAAACGAGAACCAATATCGTTTTGGAAATATCTATGATATTAATTCTTGGATCGCCTACTCTATCTTTTCTTGGACGAGTATTTCAATTCGAGTTCAAGCTAGCTATTGGGAGAATATAAAAGGAAGAGACGGCTCCCTGGATCCGAAAATGGATCCACAGAATGATCCGAATCGGCAGGGAGGAAACAGAACGGACTTACTTCTCGGTATGAATTTTCTTGTAGTCGAACGGATTCGATTCGGATTCGAAACTGGAAAACCTTTCCATCAGCATTTGAATGGGCCTCAATTGGCCATGCAAACTCTTTTCAATACCTTCCTTCGGTTTGATCTGAATTGA
- a CDS encoding Mov34/MPN/PAD-1 family protein translates to MLIKISTDTKDSIFKEVIKNKKIETGGIILGNYSIRGRIAYVEKSLGPTRDSVHRPSSFVRGVAGIAEALEEGFQKNLFYIGEWHFHPSHINKPSISDINSMKRIALSEKYSCPMPILIIASLINDSDSIGLAYYVFDKNGIIEGNGYE, encoded by the coding sequence ATGTTAATAAAGATATCGACGGATACTAAAGATTCTATTTTTAAAGAAGTGATAAAGAATAAAAAAATAGAAACGGGTGGAATTATTTTGGGAAATTATTCAATAAGAGGACGAATTGCATATGTAGAAAAATCTCTTGGTCCAACCCGAGATTCTGTGCATCGACCGAGTAGTTTTGTTCGCGGAGTAGCTGGTATTGCCGAAGCTTTGGAAGAGGGCTTTCAAAAGAATTTATTTTATATCGGTGAATGGCATTTTCATCCTTCTCATATTAATAAGCCAAGTATTTCTGATATTAATTCAATGAAGCGGATCGCATTAAGTGAAAAATACTCATGTCCAATGCCAATATTAATTATAGCATCCCTAATAAATGATTCCGATTCCATTGGTTTGGCATATTATGTTTTTGATAAAAACGGTATAATTGAAGGCAACGGATATGAATGA